GGCAGCACCACGGGGAGATACAACAAAGGGATAGCGTTCATTTAATTTATCGCTATTACCTAACCATAAACCTGTAATTACTGCACTTTCTGGTAACGAGAATGAATAAAATACTTCCTGAGTCTCAGGAGTCTGGTTTTCGTATACTTCGTAAAGCTCAACTTCAGCCCAATCATCTTGTGGTTTAACTGTTATTTGTTGTTCAGCTAATAAGACCTTTTCCTGGTTAATATTGAGTAATCCTGCCTTAGCTTCATCTCGGTTATAGGTAGATTGTAAAGCGTGTTGAATTGCTATCCGCTCTGCTTTTTGAATAGGGACATCAAAAAATTCTGCGTAGAGTTTTTCCGCTTTTTCAACATCTTTTCGTTTACCCTGGTATAAAAAGGGAGACATCAGATAATTGTAGCTATTTTGGAAAAAGAAGGCAGCATTATCTGGCATCAGCAACACGGTTTTATATATTTCGGAAATATGGTTATTTTCAGATTTAGAACTTAGATAACGATAAGAAGATAAGTAAGCATTTACCAATCCCTCTTTAATAATATTTGAATTCGCTAAAAGTGTTTGTTGAGCGCGAGGGTTTGTTGGGGGACTTTGTAGAAGTTTAAATGCTTCTATTTGCGGTTGTTGCTGTAATCCCGTGAAAATGATTGTCCAAGCAGTAACTATGGCAATGGAACTAATATAAGTAGAATTTGCTCCATATTGAGCAGCAAAAGCTAGCAGAATGCGGCGGTAAGATTGAATATACAAACCTGCTAGCACAAATGGCATTGCTACAAATAATGTAGCGGTAAATGCACACAGTAGCAATGATAAAGATATCCACCAAAGAGCTATCAATGATTCAAATCTGAATGGAGAGATAAAGATAATATGTTGTAACCATTCAAACTTTAAAAATTCCCATACTAATTTAAAAAATCCTCCAATTATAACTGGTACTAAGGGAACAACATAAAACGTTAGTAGCAATCCTATCCAAATTCCAGCTACTAGCATAAAACAATGACAAATTAACTGTATCCAAGCGATACTTCGCTTATTTTCCGCGTATCCGTAAAGAATTTCAATCAAAAAAGCTAACACACAGATAATGATCGTACCTAAAATTTGAGCACTAGCAAGAGTAATTTCTCTAATTAAAAATAAGCGCAGTACACACAGCAAGAAAAAGGGAGCTTCTACTCCATAAAATAACCGGAGTAATTTATTTGGTTCTTGCCTTAAACGGTATCCAATTATACTACAAACCGTGGGAATAGCTATTAATGCTATGAGCGTGAACAATAAATCAATCGGAACAAAACCTCTAAATGTTCCTTCAATTAATACCAGTCCAACTTGTGGTAAAATTCCTAAGTAGACAACTGCAAGAAAGGTAAGATTCCATATCCAAAATATACTTTGAGATATCCGAGGTAATATTTTTTTCACTACTGCTCTCCAGTTAAAATAAGGTTAATATCGTTGTAGATAATTGTGAGAAAATTACTGATTTGAGGATAATCTGGTGTTAAAGCACGATCAAATAGAATTGAAACTAGCACCCCATCTTGATTTTTACGAGTAACTTTATTCCAGATATAAAATAATAAATCATCAGTTGTAAAAAATTTTGATTGTAGCCAATAAGTGGCAGATAGTTGACCGTTTTGTAAAGAAAGCCAGCGTCCTAAAAGATGAGAATTTAACTGTGATTTTTTCATGGTATCTACTTTTAATCCATTGCCAGTTAAGCAGAGTTCAGGTGAATGAAAAGCTTGCCACGATTTGCTAAAAACTACTAAGAATGAACCAGAAATATTTTGAAACTTAAAATGGTATTTTTCGGCAATAGTTGGGTTAACCTGATTAGTAAAAAATTTTTGTTCAGATGCTGTTAAAGGAATAGGTTGAGATAATATTTCTGGGCTAAAGTGTCGAGGAGCGATCGCCAACATAGCATTGTGACTATACTGCAATTGTGAACTGAATAATAGCAACGTTACAATTACAGTAACAACTAGCATTTTGCCAGGAACAAATTTTTTCACTAAGATTAGTTGTCTTTTGTTGACTTGCTGTTTTTGCTGGCTACATTCTCTCTGCTCATGCTGGGGAATTTTTCGCAACATTAACCATGTCAAACCACAAGCAAAGCTAAAACCAATTATTCCTAAAGGTAAATGTAATATTTGAGTGATTTTTGGTTGGTGAAAAACGTAGTTAGCTAATATTAAAATTAGTACTCTCAGAGTATTTGCAGAAATCAACAATAATAAATTTATCGAGCAAACGAATAACCATTTTATCCCTATAAAGCGATTTTCCAGCCAAGTTACAGCTAAGAGAAAAACTGTCCCTGTCCACAGACTTTTAACACCGCTACATGGTAAATCTACATGAGCGATTCCGTTTTCTAAAAGAATAATTTCGTGAGAAGAAATAGCGTTAATGTGCAAAGCCAAAAGCAACTTTTCAACAGCATTAGCTGTAAGGATTCTAGCTGGCATCCCTAAACCAGTATTAAATTGTGAACCAAAAGGCAAAATACAAGCAATTAAGGCAGCAGCAGGTAAGTTTTTGCGCCAAATTGATGGCTCAATAAATAAACCGCATAGCCCATAACTTCCTAAGATGAATAATAAGACTGTTAATTGTTCTAAGTCGAGAATCCAACTAAGAGCGATCGCAATTAACCATGAACCAAGCATCAGTAGCAACGGTGCTAGTCTAAGTGTAGGAAATATAAAATACGGACGAGTTGCGAACTGATTTTGTTGATGATGTCTGAGTTGTACTACTAAAGCTATTAATACCATACCCATCACGGCTAGATTTAAGCTGGATGCTTGCGTGAGGGCATAAAATAACCATTGGAGCGATCGCATATTGGCATATAGCCAAGCGACAATCAGCAAACCGATACTAAAAATGCTTTGCCATTCATCCGCAGTGAGATGGCTATGAAAGCGCTTCATCTTTTCCGACAGTTAGTTTTGTTATTCCTCAATGCCAAACTAAGATTTTTCGGAAAAACATTTATTTGTTTACATTAATTTACGTGAAAATTCAGTTTTTTATAGTTAAGTAGAATCAAACTTTTTTTCTGCCTATGCCCTGCGCGCAAGCTACACAAAACGCAGATATAGCAACAGCCTTGGCAGTTAAGCCTTTTTTTATGATGAAATCCTTGATGGCAAAGGCTTTTAAAAAAGCTAACTGCTAAAAGCTAATTGCTATAAATGCCGGAATTTTTGATTAATTATTTTTCGGGTAGGTTCTTAAGCAAAACCCTTACCCCACACTAACTGCTAACAGCATTCCCAATCCTAATAAAAAACTTCCCAAAATTAGCCATAAGAATAAACCCAACGGAGAACGCCTGAGTTTACCCTGCTTAATCCTAACCCTACGAATTGCCATACTTCTACCTAAATTCTAAGGAATTGAAATAGAGCGCAGTAACCGCTCAACAATTGTTTTCGCCCGTCTTCCCCCTGCTGGAATGATCCGATGGGAAAGGACATGAGGCGCTAGAAACTTAACATCATCAGGGATGGCATAATCGCGACCTTCTAAAAAAGCTAATGCTTGTGTAGCTTTTTGTAATGCCACTGCACCACGCGGACTTGCACCTAATGTAACTTCCTCATCTGCCCGCGTTGCTCGTACTAAATTTAGGATGTACTGTTGCAAGGGTGTTTCAACCTTTACTCGACCACAAAGTTGCTTTAATTCCGTAACTTCTTCTGTGCTAATACAAGGCTGCAAATCCTCAAATGTCATACCATCCTGCAACCGTTGCAGCATTTGAAGTTCTTCCTCTTCTTTGGGATACCCTAAAGTTAACGACAGAGTAAAACGATCCATCTGCGCTTCTGGTAAAGGAAATGTACCCTGATATTCAATCGGATTTTGGGTAGCAATCACAAAAAACGGATTAGGAACAGAACGAGAGAGTCCATCAACTGTAACTTGACGCTCTTCCATCACTTCGAGCAAAGCTGATTGGGTGCGGGGTGTCGCCCTGTTAATTTCATCAGTAAGTAGGATATTAGCAAATACTGGCCCAGCTATAAATTCAAATTCGCGGCTGCTAGGATTCCAGATGTTTGTACCAGTTATATCTGTTGGTAACAAATCAGGTGTACATTGAATACGCTGGAAGCGTCCATGTATTGAGCGTGCTAACGACTTAGCAAGCAAGGTTTTACCGACACCAGGAACATCTTCTAGCAGGGCGTGTCCCCCAGAAAGCAGCGCGACTAAAACTAGGCGGATAGCATCAGTTTTGCCAACAATAGTACGACCGAGATTTTCCGTTAGCTGCTCAATACTTTTTCTCATATAGCCCTACACCCTAAACTTAATAACTTTTAGCTTAAAACGGAAACATGGGTCATCGGTCATGGGTCATTGTTAATTGATAATTGTTAATTGTTAATTGTTAATTGTTAATAAAGCTTTGGCAACTGCTGCATCTGCTTGTATTTGCTCTTTGAGAGCGTTGAGGGAATCAAATTTTTGTTCTGGTCGCAAAAAGTGTTCTAAGCTTACCGTTAATGTCTGTCCATATAAATCCCCAGACCAATCCAATAAATGAACTTCGACCGTAAAAGTGCTGCCGTTTACTGTTGGACGCTTACCAATGTTCATTACTGCGGGTATGGGTAAGTCTAATGAAGTTAGATTTGAACCATAGGCGCGAACGCAGTAAACCCCTTGCCGAGGTAAAAACTTTTCCGGTGGCAGTTGCAAGTTAGCAGTAGGGAAATCAATTGTTCTGCCTAGTTGTTGCCCTTGAACTACTGTTCCTGTCAGAGTGTAGGCGCGTCCCAATAGTCGATTTGCCTGAGTTATTTCTCCTTGCAAGAGTGCTTCACGAATAGCAGAACTACTAATGCGTTCTCCTTGACAAGTTTGCAAGGGTACGGTATTAACATCTATACCGAAAGATGAGGCGATCGCTTGTAAGTCGGCTGATGTGCCTGTTCTCCCTTTACCAAAGCGAAAATCACAACCGACGCTGATCCAATTAGCTTGTAACTTCTCAATTAAAATTGTTTCCACAAATTGCTGTGGACTAAGATCGGCTAGTTCTCGATCAAATGGTAATAATACTAGCTGTTCGACACCAAGCGATCGCAACTGTTCCACTTTTTCTGCCATCGGTGTCAGCAGTTTTCGCTGTTGACCCGTAAAAAATTCTTGGGGGTGCGGATTAAAAGTCACCACAGTCCTATAAATGTGGTTTTTATCCCTGATGGCAGTTACTTCAAATTCTTCCTGAAAGGCTAATCTTGTGGCATCATCAACCCAACCTTGTTGGTCTGGCACTGGTGATGCCACATTTAAAGGTTCATAAGTTTTAGATAAATTTACAACAGGTACTACAACCTGTTGATGACCGCGATGGACTCCGTCAAAATTTCCTAGAGCAACCGCAGTCGGCGTTAAAGCAGTTTCTAAATCAGAAGTAACCCACACAATTTACATTTTTACATATTTATTAATAATTATTAACTTATTAGGTAACAGTTGGGAAAAATTTTTGTATTAAACAAGGTATAGCAGTAGCCAGGGATGTTCGGACAAAATCTATTCTGAAACCCTTGGTAACATTGGCTTAAAAAAAACTGACTGCTGACCGCTATAGAAGCAGTTATTATAGTTGCCAAAAACATAGGCAAATATTTCATGCCGTTATTTTAGTTAAAACTAATTAACTTGCTGAACTAAAATAGCTTCTATCCCCTGGCAGAACATAAGGAATGTTTTTCAACCCAGATCAGACAAACCGTGCAGCTAACTTCTCAAGGATCAGCGCCGACACTTCAAACCGAAACGCTGGTTTCTTCTGCTAATACTGCATTTGTGACAGTTGGAGGAACTAACTGAATTGAAAGACCTTCACGAGCCATGAGAGTGTCAGGGAACTCCTGTACTGCTTGTTCACCCACACGATCAAGGAAATCATCATTATGTAATGGATCGTGGTGGAAAATAACTAATTTTTTGACATTGGCTGCACGGGCTACTTTGACGGCTTCCTGCCAAGTTGAATGTCCCCAACCAACTCGGCTAGATGCTGGTGAGGAGTATTCTTCCTCAGTATATGTAGCATCGTAAATCAGCACATCAGCATTATGAGCTAACGTCAGGACATTTTCATCTAAGCGGTCTGGAAAGTGTTCTGTATCTGTAATATAAGCAGCAGCATATCCGTTCCAGCTAATTCGGTAGCCAGTGGCATCACCTGGATGGTTTAAAGGAGCATTTTCTATGGTTACGTCTCCAATTTGAACATTTCCCCGCATTTCGATGTCATAAAACTGCAAATCAGCACCCATAATCTGTAAAGGTACTGGAAAATTAGGGTGTAGCATTTGGTCATTCAAGCGTTGCTTAATTGTTGCCCCATTGGGAGCAGGCGCTCCATGAATATGAAAGCGATTTCCTTTAATAAACGCTGGAACAAAGAAGGGAAACCCTTGAATATGATCCCAATGAGAGTGGGTGAAGAACATATAAGCTTCTACGGGCATTTGTGACAGAAGGGATTGTCCTAACACTCGTAGTCCAGTGCCACCATCAAAGATGAGGCGTTCACCACCAACTCTCATTTCAACGCAAGGTGTATTACCACCATAACGAACTGTTTCAGGCCCTGGAGATGCAATACTGCCTCGAACACCCCAGAATTGAATTGTAAATAAGTTTTGCTTGCTAGACATTGATGTTCCCTGCATTCCTTGCTTAGGCGGTTTAGCGATGTAAAGATTTATGAAGTTATTGATCTATGTGATGCCATTAATAACCTCAGAGTAGCGGCAATACTTCGTGATTGAGCGTTGAATCGCCTTATATTGTTTTATGACTATACAGTTCAAGTTAAGTTAGAGTTTTAAGAGCAAATTATGAGAAGTTGCTGGTAAGGCTAACTATAACTTTATGAGTAAGTATTCCTCGCTACTTTATGGCACTTCTTGAGGCAGATGCAGTTGAGCCACGAAAATTTTGTGAACTATAGCTATTAAAATATTTTACTGCATCTTAATTTACACATACCACGCTAATTAATTTAGAAGATTTCTACTAATACAAGCTTAACAGTGATATTCCGATAGGTTTGCGAGTTACGGCAATGTTTAGATGTGATCTAGCTCACTTATATTAGTTATTATTGAAAATTGGCTGACTAGCAATAAGCGCAAACACAGAAAAAGCCAGAGTTTTACAATGAATTAATAATGCGAGGAATATATGGCTACTAAGGTAGAAATTTATACATGGAGAAGCTGCCCTTTTTGTATAAGTGCTAAAAGTTTACTGAAAAACAAGGGCGTGGAGTTTATGGAATATGCCATAGACGGCGATGAAGCAGCACGTACAAAGATGGCAAAAAGAGCCAATGGTCGTCGCTCTGTCCCCCAAATATTTATTAATGATCAACATATTGGTGGCTGTGATGACCTTTATGAGCTAGATGCTGGGGGTAATTTAGATCCACTTATACAGTAGAGTGCGTTAAGAGTTGTGCGATTAATCGCATAGCATAATACTTGCTAATCAAGTTGTCTGCTTGTGCGTTTACAAAAATTAACTACAAAGCAGTGATAATTACCTACTTTGTTTTGTTTGAAGGTAGACAAAGCAGGAGTCGATCGCCAGAAGGATACAAATGAAAATTGCTTTTATTATTGACCCAATTCAACGCTTAGATCCAACTCATGACACCAGTGTGGCGCTAATAGAAGCAGCGCAAGCACTAGGTCATGAGGTTTGGATCACTCAAGCACAGATGTTAAGTGTTGTTAAGAGTCAAGCTTGGGCTGTACTTGAGCGGGTGGAACTGGTACCTGTGCAACTGGTGGAAGGGCGTTGGGTTGCGGCTGAAAATTGGTATAAACTAGGCGATCGCGTTTTATTACCACTTGAGGAAATGGATGCTGTATTTATGCGTACAGATCCGCCTGTAACGGTTCCATACCTCTACACTACTTACATTCTGGACTATATTAATCCAGAGAAAACTTTGGTGGTTAATTCTCCTGCTGGTTTGCGGGCAGCCAATGAGAAGATGTATGCGCTTCAGTTTACTGAGGCAATACCGGAAACTATTGTTAGTCAGGATAAAGAAATTATTCGGAAATTTGTTGAGAAGAAAGGGGCAGCAATCCTGAAGCCGTTGGGAAATAAAGCTGGTGAAGGGATTTTATATTTGGAAGCAAGCGATCGCAATTTTAACTCCCTGATTGAAATTAGCACCCAATGGGGGCAGGTTCCCGTGATGATTCAAACTTATCTACCGGAAGCAAAGGAGGGAGATAAGCGAATTATTTTATTAAATGGTGAGCCAATTGGTACGGTAAATCGAATTCCTACTGGTAATGAATTTCGTGGCAACATGGCTGTTGGCGGTAGAGTTGCTCAAACGGAAATTACTGAGCGAGAGCATCAGATGTGTACGCAAATGGCATCGAAATTGCAACAGGATGGTTTGTATTTTGTCGGCATTGATGTCATTGGTGGGTATCTGACAGAAGTTAATGTCACCAGTCCAACAGGTATCCGTGAGATTGACCGATTAAGTGGCGCTAATCTGGGTAAGCAGGTGATGGAATGGCTGGGGCAACAGATGGGTTAACGGCTGTGGGAATGGGAATAAGCGATGGAATAACGGATGAGTTATTGGTGGGGTCAAGGTTTTGGTTGGTAAGGGGCGGATAAATTGCTAGTTGATGTGGTTTTTGTTGAGTAGAAATTTAAATTTAATCGTTAGAAATGAATCAGGCTGTAATTGGTGTAGGAATAGTTGGTACTGGATTTGGTCAGAAGGTGCATATTCCTGGTTTTCAAGCTAACCCACGTACTAAAGTTGTGGCTGTTTATCATCGGGATTTGGCTAAGGCTGAAGCTATAACTTCATCTCATAATATTCCCCATGCTTGCCAAACACTTGAAGAAGTTATTGCATTACCAGATGTTACTGGGGTTAGTATCTCTACACCCCCATTTCTACACTATGAAATGGCTAAAACAGTAATAAGTGCGGGCAAGCATTTGTTATTAGAAAAACCAACAACTTTGAATGCTTTGGAGGCGCGAGAATTATACCAACTGGCAACTGCTCGAGGTGTTGTTGCCACAATGGATTTTGAATTTCGCTTTGTTCCAGCATGGATGCGGTTGGCGGAATTATTAGCAGAGGGTTATGTAGGGAATAAGCGGTTAATTAAGATTGATTGGTTGGTGTCTAGTCGTGCTGATGCTTCTCGTCCTTGGAATTGGTATGCACGTAAGGATCAAGGAGGAGGGGCGTTAGGTGCGATCGCATCCCACAGTTTTGATTATATTAATTGGTTATTCGGTTCCATCAGTCGTTTAAGTGCCAAATTAATCACAGCAATTCCTGAGCGTCCTTTGCCTGATACTGGTGAAATGAAACCAGTTGATGCTGATGATACTTGTATGCTGATGTTGGAGTTAGCTGATGGCACTCCTTGTCAAGTTTGTATCAGTTCGGTAGCTTCTCAAGGACGAGGACACTGGTTAGAAGTATATGGCGATCGCGGTACTTTAGTTTTAGGCAGCGATAATCAGAAAGATTATGTACATGGATTTCGTCTTTGGGGCGCACCAACAGGTAAACCTCTAGCTGAAATAGAAATTCCGAATCGCCTGATTTTTCCTAAAAGTTATGCTGATGGACGCATTGCTCCTTTTATTAGAGTAGTGGATCAATGGGTGCAAGGTATTAATTCTGGTAAAGAAGTAACGCCTTCCCTCCGCGAAGGTGTTTACTCCCAAATGTTGATGGATTTGAGTCATCAATCAAATGAGCAAAATTGTTGGGTTGATGTGCCAAAATTAGCAGAATTTATTAATAGTAATTAAGTAATTAGATTTTATCCTAAAATCTTGGCTTGTGGTTTCTTTTTAGGTTGTTTTGCAACTATGCGTGTAACCGTAAAAGA
The genomic region above belongs to Oculatellaceae cyanobacterium and contains:
- a CDS encoding bifunctional riboflavin kinase/FAD synthetase, with product MWVTSDLETALTPTAVALGNFDGVHRGHQQVVVPVVNLSKTYEPLNVASPVPDQQGWVDDATRLAFQEEFEVTAIRDKNHIYRTVVTFNPHPQEFFTGQQRKLLTPMAEKVEQLRSLGVEQLVLLPFDRELADLSPQQFVETILIEKLQANWISVGCDFRFGKGRTGTSADLQAIASSFGIDVNTVPLQTCQGERISSSAIREALLQGEITQANRLLGRAYTLTGTVVQGQQLGRTIDFPTANLQLPPEKFLPRQGVYCVRAYGSNLTSLDLPIPAVMNIGKRPTVNGSTFTVEVHLLDWSGDLYGQTLTVSLEHFLRPEQKFDSLNALKEQIQADAAVAKALLTINN
- a CDS encoding MBL fold metallo-hydrolase, translated to MSSKQNLFTIQFWGVRGSIASPGPETVRYGGNTPCVEMRVGGERLIFDGGTGLRVLGQSLLSQMPVEAYMFFTHSHWDHIQGFPFFVPAFIKGNRFHIHGAPAPNGATIKQRLNDQMLHPNFPVPLQIMGADLQFYDIEMRGNVQIGDVTIENAPLNHPGDATGYRISWNGYAAAYITDTEHFPDRLDENVLTLAHNADVLIYDATYTEEEYSSPASSRVGWGHSTWQEAVKVARAANVKKLVIFHHDPLHNDDFLDRVGEQAVQEFPDTLMAREGLSIQLVPPTVTNAVLAEETSVSV
- the gshB gene encoding glutathione synthase, which produces MKIAFIIDPIQRLDPTHDTSVALIEAAQALGHEVWITQAQMLSVVKSQAWAVLERVELVPVQLVEGRWVAAENWYKLGDRVLLPLEEMDAVFMRTDPPVTVPYLYTTYILDYINPEKTLVVNSPAGLRAANEKMYALQFTEAIPETIVSQDKEIIRKFVEKKGAAILKPLGNKAGEGILYLEASDRNFNSLIEISTQWGQVPVMIQTYLPEAKEGDKRIILLNGEPIGTVNRIPTGNEFRGNMAVGGRVAQTEITEREHQMCTQMASKLQQDGLYFVGIDVIGGYLTEVNVTSPTGIREIDRLSGANLGKQVMEWLGQQMG
- a CDS encoding Gfo/Idh/MocA family oxidoreductase; this encodes MNQAVIGVGIVGTGFGQKVHIPGFQANPRTKVVAVYHRDLAKAEAITSSHNIPHACQTLEEVIALPDVTGVSISTPPFLHYEMAKTVISAGKHLLLEKPTTLNALEARELYQLATARGVVATMDFEFRFVPAWMRLAELLAEGYVGNKRLIKIDWLVSSRADASRPWNWYARKDQGGGALGAIASHSFDYINWLFGSISRLSAKLITAIPERPLPDTGEMKPVDADDTCMLMLELADGTPCQVCISSVASQGRGHWLEVYGDRGTLVLGSDNQKDYVHGFRLWGAPTGKPLAEIEIPNRLIFPKSYADGRIAPFIRVVDQWVQGINSGKEVTPSLREGVYSQMLMDLSHQSNEQNCWVDVPKLAEFINSN
- the xrtO gene encoding exosortase O; the encoded protein is MKRFHSHLTADEWQSIFSIGLLIVAWLYANMRSLQWLFYALTQASSLNLAVMGMVLIALVVQLRHHQQNQFATRPYFIFPTLRLAPLLLMLGSWLIAIALSWILDLEQLTVLLFILGSYGLCGLFIEPSIWRKNLPAAALIACILPFGSQFNTGLGMPARILTANAVEKLLLALHINAISSHEIILLENGIAHVDLPCSGVKSLWTGTVFLLAVTWLENRFIGIKWLFVCSINLLLLISANTLRVLILILANYVFHQPKITQILHLPLGIIGFSFACGLTWLMLRKIPQHEQRECSQQKQQVNKRQLILVKKFVPGKMLVVTVIVTLLLFSSQLQYSHNAMLAIAPRHFSPEILSQPIPLTASEQKFFTNQVNPTIAEKYHFKFQNISGSFLVVFSKSWQAFHSPELCLTGNGLKVDTMKKSQLNSHLLGRWLSLQNGQLSATYWLQSKFFTTDDLLFYIWNKVTRKNQDGVLVSILFDRALTPDYPQISNFLTIIYNDINLILTGEQ
- the grxC gene encoding glutaredoxin 3, with the translated sequence MATKVEIYTWRSCPFCISAKSLLKNKGVEFMEYAIDGDEAARTKMAKRANGRRSVPQIFINDQHIGGCDDLYELDAGGNLDPLIQ
- a CDS encoding TIGR02921 family PEP-CTERM protein, translated to MKKILPRISQSIFWIWNLTFLAVVYLGILPQVGLVLIEGTFRGFVPIDLLFTLIALIAIPTVCSIIGYRLRQEPNKLLRLFYGVEAPFFLLCVLRLFLIREITLASAQILGTIIICVLAFLIEILYGYAENKRSIAWIQLICHCFMLVAGIWIGLLLTFYVVPLVPVIIGGFFKLVWEFLKFEWLQHIIFISPFRFESLIALWWISLSLLLCAFTATLFVAMPFVLAGLYIQSYRRILLAFAAQYGANSTYISSIAIVTAWTIIFTGLQQQPQIEAFKLLQSPPTNPRAQQTLLANSNIIKEGLVNAYLSSYRYLSSKSENNHISEIYKTVLLMPDNAAFFFQNSYNYLMSPFLYQGKRKDVEKAEKLYAEFFDVPIQKAERIAIQHALQSTYNRDEAKAGLLNINQEKVLLAEQQITVKPQDDWAEVELYEVYENQTPETQEVFYSFSLPESAVITGLWLGNSDKLNERYPFVVSPRGAAQKVYTDQVQRQVDPALLEQVGTRHYRLRAFPVPAKAWQPINSQQPTKLHLWLTYKVMQQQQGWALPQLGEKRNVFWTNQTQRLINGEKIASFQDNWLPDFISTKTAFQPQLHQVSFTEGYRITAKPLNNTDTYLPQNQRFAIVLDGSRSMGTHSQEVKKTFEWLQAKGFADNNLINNDADLYITSAVGAKPQRIDDLGKFNPEKIVFYGTVQFKQMLEQFNQLRGNTSYDGILLVTDEGSYELSKDESVLSTPAPLWMVHLGGKLPPAYDDATLKAIQDSRGGVATEISEVIQRIATQEKLGTSTIAVVDSYAWQIESLPENNTTINQDNFAPVAARYLVQGLSKEGDKLAQLDSIHAIAKKFAIATPYSSMIVLVNDRQKEELKQAEQASDRFNRKVETGQERLSQPSNPMTVSGVPEPEEWMLIGIAAIGLIVISKQKKLRKN
- a CDS encoding MoxR family ATPase — translated: MRKSIEQLTENLGRTIVGKTDAIRLVLVALLSGGHALLEDVPGVGKTLLAKSLARSIHGRFQRIQCTPDLLPTDITGTNIWNPSSREFEFIAGPVFANILLTDEINRATPRTQSALLEVMEERQVTVDGLSRSVPNPFFVIATQNPIEYQGTFPLPEAQMDRFTLSLTLGYPKEEEELQMLQRLQDGMTFEDLQPCISTEEVTELKQLCGRVKVETPLQQYILNLVRATRADEEVTLGASPRGAVALQKATQALAFLEGRDYAIPDDVKFLAPHVLSHRIIPAGGRRAKTIVERLLRSISIP